The Synergistaceae bacterium genomic interval GTCGAAAAGGCTCTGGCGAAAAGTCCGGAGAGAAAGGAAAACTTTACTACCGGCGGCGGTATTCCTCTTAAGAGGATATATACCCCCGAAGACTTGGAAGGTCTTGACTACGGCAAAGACCTTGGTTTCCCAGGGCAGTACCCTTATACAAGGGGTGTTCAGCCAACAATGTACCGCGGCCGTTTCTGGACGATGCGCCAGTATGCCGGATTTGCCACGGCGGAGGATTCAAACAGACGTTACCGTTATCTTCTGAGCCAGGGTACGACAGGGCTCTCTGTTGCATTTGACCTCCCGACGCAGATCGGTTATGACTCTGACGATCCCATGGCGATAGGGGAATGCGGTAAGGTCGGAGTTGCGATAGACAGTCTTGCGGACGCAGAGATACTCTTTGATCAGATCCCTCTCAATAAAGTCTCGACATCAATGACGATCAATGCCCCTGCGGCGATTCTCCTTGCAATGTACATTGCAGTCGCCGAAAAACAGGGCACACCCATGTGCGACCTTTCAGGAACGATACAGAATGATATTCTCAAGGAATATATCGCACGCGGTACTTATATATTCCCTCCAAGGCCGTCAATGCGCCTAATTACTGACATATTTGATTTCTGCAGCAAAAACATCCCTAAGTGGAACACAATTTCTATCTCCGGCTACCATATCCGCGAAGCCGGTTCAACAGCGATCCAGGAAGTAGCGTTCACTCTTGCGGACGGGATCGCATATATTGACGCTGCTATAAAAGCGGGGCAGGATCCTAACGTTTTTGGAAAACGCCTCTCATTCTTCTTTAATTCGCATAATGATTTCCTTGAAGAGGTAGCTAAATTCCGTGCGGCGCGCAAGATATGGGCGAAGATAATGAAGGATCGCTTCTGCGTCACGAACAAGAGCGCCCAGATGCTCCGTTTCCACACCCAGACAGCAGGCTGCACGCTGACAGCGCAGCAGGCGGAGAACAACATAGTCAGGGTCGCTATTCAGACTATGGCGGCTGTTTGCGGCGGTACTCAGTCGCTGCACACGAACAGCCTTGACGAAGCTCTCGCGCTTCCGACGGACAAATCCGTCCGCATCGCGCTCCGCACGCAGCAGATCGTGGCTTACGAGTCCGGGATCACGAACACGGTCGATCCTCTTGCAGGCAGTTATGCCGTCGAAGCACTCACGAAGCAGATAGAGGATGGCGCATGGGAATATATCAAGAAGATCGATGAGATCGGCGGGATGATGGCGGCTATCGAAAAGGGCTTCCCGCAGAAGCATATCCAGGATGCGGCCTATGATTATCAGAAGTCTATCGAATCCGGCGACCGTATAATTGTAGGTGTCAACAAGTTCCAGATAGACGAGGATACTTCCGATCGCAAGCTGCTTAAAGTCGATGCAAGCGTAGGCGTTAACCAGATCAAGAAGCTTAAGGCCATGAAAGAAGCCCGTGACAACGTAAAGGTCCGGGATTGCCTTGAGGCGATCCGTAAGGGTGCCAAGGGCGAGGAAAATCTTATGCCGCTCATCCTTGACGCTGTGCGCCACTATACCACAGAAGGCGAGATCTGCGGCGTTCTTCGCGAAGAGTTTGGCGAATACAAGGAAAACGTGGTTCTTTAGGGTACCTGAAGAGCTGATAAGGAGGAAAAAAAGATGGACCGTAAAATTCGCGTAGTTGTTGCGAAACCAGGGCTTGATGGTCACGACCGCGGCGCCAAAGTTATTGCAAGAGCATTCAGGGATGCAGGGATGGAAGTCATCTATACAGGACTCCGCCAGACTCCTGAACAGATAGTAGCCACGGCAATACAGGAAGATGCGGATGCAATTGGAGTAAGCATACTTTCAGGCGCTCACGAATACTGCTTCAAAACGATAATAAACC includes:
- a CDS encoding methylmalonyl-CoA mutase family protein, with translation MFDPKQLQEVAECKKGYEAEVEKALAKSPERKENFTTGGGIPLKRIYTPEDLEGLDYGKDLGFPGQYPYTRGVQPTMYRGRFWTMRQYAGFATAEDSNRRYRYLLSQGTTGLSVAFDLPTQIGYDSDDPMAIGECGKVGVAIDSLADAEILFDQIPLNKVSTSMTINAPAAILLAMYIAVAEKQGTPMCDLSGTIQNDILKEYIARGTYIFPPRPSMRLITDIFDFCSKNIPKWNTISISGYHIREAGSTAIQEVAFTLADGIAYIDAAIKAGQDPNVFGKRLSFFFNSHNDFLEEVAKFRAARKIWAKIMKDRFCVTNKSAQMLRFHTQTAGCTLTAQQAENNIVRVAIQTMAAVCGGTQSLHTNSLDEALALPTDKSVRIALRTQQIVAYESGITNTVDPLAGSYAVEALTKQIEDGAWEYIKKIDEIGGMMAAIEKGFPQKHIQDAAYDYQKSIESGDRIIVGVNKFQIDEDTSDRKLLKVDASVGVNQIKKLKAMKEARDNVKVRDCLEAIRKGAKGEENLMPLILDAVRHYTTEGEICGVLREEFGEYKENVVL
- a CDS encoding cobalamin B12-binding domain-containing protein, encoding MDRKIRVVVAKPGLDGHDRGAKVIARAFRDAGMEVIYTGLRQTPEQIVATAIQEDADAIGVSILSGAHEYCFKTIINLLKEKNASDIIVFGGGVIPESDYPTLLGFGVGAIFGPGTPTTETIKWLEKAVAEKRAKEV